A genomic window from Streptomyces sp. WMMC940 includes:
- a CDS encoding response regulator transcription factor, whose product MTSVLVCDDSPLAREALRRAVATVPGVERVTTAANGEEVLRRWGADRSDLILMDVRMPGLGGVETVRRLLSADPGARIIMLTVAEDLDGVALAVAAGARGYLHKDASRAELRATVTQALADPTWRLAPRRLRSAEMGAAPTLTAREIQVLEGMSHGRSNAEIGRELFLSEDTVKTHARRLFKKLGASDRAHAVALGFRWGLVR is encoded by the coding sequence ATGACATCCGTCCTCGTCTGCGACGACTCCCCGCTCGCCCGAGAGGCGCTCCGCCGCGCGGTGGCAACCGTGCCCGGCGTCGAGCGCGTGACGACCGCGGCCAACGGCGAGGAAGTCCTCCGCCGCTGGGGGGCCGACCGCTCGGATCTGATTCTGATGGACGTACGCATGCCCGGACTGGGCGGCGTCGAGACGGTCCGCCGGCTTCTCTCCGCCGACCCCGGAGCCCGGATCATCATGCTCACCGTCGCCGAGGACCTGGACGGCGTCGCGCTCGCCGTCGCCGCCGGCGCCCGTGGGTACCTGCACAAGGACGCCTCGCGCGCCGAACTGCGGGCCACGGTCACCCAGGCCCTCGCCGACCCGACCTGGCGACTCGCCCCGCGCCGACTGCGTTCGGCCGAGATGGGCGCCGCGCCGACCCTCACCGCCCGGGAGATCCAGGTGCTCGAGGGCATGAGCCACGGCCGGTCCAACGCCGAGATCGGGCGTGAGCTGTTCCTCTCCGAGGACACGGTGAAGACGCACGCCAGGCGGCTGTTCAAGAAGCTGGGCGCCTCGGACCGGGCGCACGCCGTCGCGCTCGGATTCCGCTGGGGCCTGGTCCGCTGA
- a CDS encoding WhiB family transcriptional regulator, whose translation MADFSRLPGPNADLWDWQLLAACRGVDSSLFFHPEGERGAARSARENSAKEVCMRCPVRAECAAHALAVREPYGVWGGLTEDEREELMGRARHRLIPAGGAGSAPHG comes from the coding sequence ATGGCAGATTTCTCCCGCCTTCCCGGACCGAACGCCGATCTGTGGGACTGGCAGCTGCTCGCAGCGTGCCGTGGGGTCGACAGCTCGCTCTTCTTCCATCCCGAGGGGGAACGCGGCGCGGCAAGGAGTGCGCGCGAGAACTCGGCGAAAGAGGTCTGCATGAGGTGCCCGGTACGCGCGGAGTGCGCGGCGCACGCACTCGCGGTCCGGGAGCCCTACGGGGTGTGGGGCGGACTGACGGAGGACGAACGCGAGGAGCTCATGGGGCGGGCTCGGCACCGGCTGATCCCGGCGGGGGGCGCGGGGAGCGCGCCGCACGGCTGA
- a CDS encoding LysR family transcriptional regulator produces MIEARHLRVLRAVAATGSFSAAARELGCTQPAVSQQMKALEATAGTPLLVRTGREMRLTQAGEALVRHAAGILAGLTAAEEEVAAIAGLRAGRVRLVSFSSGSSTLVPTALAALRAAHPGTRVSLVEAEPPRSEEMLREGDCDVALAFRYGAGGTEWADLVVRPLLSDRLVGLVPEGHRLADAGSVSIADLADEPWIAGCPRCRRQLVAVCEESGFTPRIDFATDDYPAVVGLVGAGLGVAVLPELALESVLPKGARTVAVEPSVHREIVALTLPDLAQVPTVAATLDRLALAAAR; encoded by the coding sequence GTGATCGAAGCCCGCCACCTCCGCGTCCTGCGTGCCGTGGCCGCCACCGGCTCCTTCTCCGCGGCGGCCCGTGAGCTGGGCTGCACCCAGCCCGCGGTCAGCCAGCAGATGAAGGCCCTCGAGGCGACCGCGGGGACCCCGCTGCTGGTCCGCACCGGCCGGGAGATGCGCCTCACCCAGGCCGGGGAGGCGCTGGTGCGCCACGCGGCGGGGATCCTGGCCGGGCTCACCGCGGCGGAGGAGGAGGTCGCCGCGATCGCCGGGCTGCGCGCCGGCCGGGTCCGGCTGGTGTCGTTCTCCAGCGGCAGTTCCACACTGGTGCCCACCGCCCTCGCCGCCCTGCGCGCCGCGCATCCGGGCACGCGCGTCTCCCTGGTCGAGGCGGAGCCGCCCCGTTCCGAGGAGATGCTGCGCGAGGGGGACTGCGACGTGGCGCTGGCGTTCCGGTACGGCGCCGGGGGCACGGAGTGGGCGGACCTCGTCGTACGGCCGCTGCTGAGCGACCGGCTGGTGGGGCTGGTGCCCGAGGGGCACCGTCTCGCCGACGCGGGATCCGTCTCCATCGCGGACCTCGCGGACGAGCCGTGGATCGCCGGGTGCCCCCGCTGCCGCCGCCAGCTCGTGGCGGTCTGCGAGGAGTCGGGGTTCACCCCCAGGATCGACTTCGCCACGGACGACTACCCGGCCGTGGTCGGGCTCGTCGGCGCCGGTCTCGGCGTCGCGGTGCTGCCGGAGCTCGCGCTGGAGTCCGTGCTCCCCAAAGGGGCTCGCACGGTGGCGGTGGAGCCCTCCGTCCACCGCGAGATCGTCGCCCTGACCCTGCCCGATCTGGCTCAGGTGCCCACGGTCGCGGCCACGCTCGACCGGCTGGCCCTGGCCGCCGCCCGCTGA
- a CDS encoding MOSC domain-containing protein — translation MELLSVNVGRLRAVEHTSAASGLSGVDKRPVAGPVRVFAPGPGGAGASGVEGDEIGDARFHGGDDRAVTAFAREDLDHWERELGRPLADGSFGENLTTTGLDVNGALIGERWRIGSGVVLEVTGGRVPCSTFQGHLGEKGWVRRFTRAGQPGALLRVIEPGTLRAGDPVQVVHRPDHDVTVALLFRAATLERELLPRTLVAAPWMEGSLLEVARGYTEKHGG, via the coding sequence ATGGAACTTCTCTCGGTGAACGTGGGGCGGCTCAGGGCCGTCGAGCACACCTCCGCGGCCTCCGGCCTCAGCGGTGTGGACAAGCGGCCCGTCGCGGGCCCGGTGCGGGTCTTCGCCCCCGGGCCGGGGGGTGCCGGCGCGAGCGGGGTGGAGGGGGACGAGATCGGCGACGCCCGCTTCCACGGGGGCGACGACCGGGCCGTCACCGCCTTCGCCCGCGAGGACCTCGACCACTGGGAGCGGGAGCTGGGCCGGCCGCTGGCGGACGGCTCGTTCGGGGAGAACCTGACGACCACCGGTCTCGACGTGAACGGAGCACTGATCGGGGAGCGCTGGCGTATCGGTTCGGGGGTGGTCCTCGAGGTCACGGGCGGCCGGGTGCCCTGCAGCACCTTCCAGGGGCACCTCGGGGAGAAGGGCTGGGTCAGGCGGTTCACCCGGGCGGGGCAGCCCGGTGCGCTGCTGCGGGTGATCGAACCGGGGACGCTCCGGGCGGGCGATCCGGTGCAGGTCGTGCACCGGCCGGACCACGACGTCACCGTCGCGCTGCTGTTCAGGGCGGCCACGCTGGAACGGGAGTTGCTGCCGCGCACGCTCGTCGCGGCGCCGTGGATGGAGGGTTCGCTGCTGGAGGTCGCCCGGGGGTACACGGAGAAGCACGGCGGCTGA
- a CDS encoding SDR family NAD(P)-dependent oxidoreductase — protein MTTALITGSTAGIGAAFARRLAADGHDLVLVARDTKRLQEQATELHDRHGIEAEVLTADLAEDDGISSVEQRLGERRRPVDLLVNNAGFGNKGRFLEVSMADELRMLKVHCEAVMRLTAAAAAPMRDRGRGGVVNVASVAAFVPRGTYGASKAWVVQFTQGAARDLAGTGVRLMALCPGFVRTEFHERAGMGTDNIPGWMWLDADKLVSSALADLSRGKTLSVPDPRYKALMGVVKLAPRGLLGGVSSRAGRKYGPR, from the coding sequence ATGACGACAGCACTCATCACGGGCTCGACCGCGGGCATCGGGGCCGCGTTCGCGCGGCGGCTCGCGGCGGACGGGCACGATCTGGTCCTGGTCGCCCGGGACACCAAGCGCCTCCAGGAGCAGGCCACCGAACTCCACGACCGGCACGGCATCGAGGCGGAGGTGCTGACCGCCGACCTGGCCGAGGACGACGGCATCTCCTCCGTGGAGCAGCGGCTCGGCGAACGCAGGCGACCGGTGGACCTGCTGGTCAACAACGCCGGGTTCGGCAACAAGGGGCGCTTCCTCGAGGTCTCCATGGCCGACGAGCTGCGGATGCTCAAGGTGCACTGCGAGGCCGTGATGCGGCTGACGGCCGCGGCCGCCGCGCCCATGCGCGACCGGGGCCGGGGTGGAGTGGTGAACGTGGCCTCGGTCGCCGCGTTCGTACCGCGCGGCACGTACGGGGCGTCGAAGGCGTGGGTCGTGCAGTTCACCCAGGGCGCGGCCCGGGACCTGGCGGGCACGGGGGTTCGGCTGATGGCGCTCTGCCCGGGGTTCGTACGCACCGAGTTCCACGAACGGGCGGGGATGGGCACGGACAACATCCCGGGCTGGATGTGGCTGGACGCCGACAAGCTGGTGTCGTCGGCGCTCGCCGATCTGTCGCGCGGCAAGACGCTGTCGGTGCCCGATCCGCGCTACAAGGCGCTGATGGGCGTGGTGAAGCTGGCTCCGCGGGGTCTACTGGGCGGGGTCAGCTCCAGGGCGGGCCGCAAGTACGGGCCGCGGTAG
- a CDS encoding hydroxyacid dehydrogenase, giving the protein MHHATDNAGADGSGGPSLLLAMGAGVAERLFTDAHRARLAALTRTDPYLVAHDLADPPPAVATALADAELLLTCWGVTPLDERVLDAAPRLRAVVHAAGSVKHHITRACWDRGILVASAAAANALPVAEYTLAAILFANKRVLHSAHRYRELRAAHDWHPELDGAGNHGRTVGVVGASRIGRRVIELLRPFDLRVLLYDPYTDVGEAAGLGAEAVSLDDLCLRSDVVTVHAPEVPATRHMIDARRLSLMPDGATLVNTARGSLVDTDALLPELLSGRLSAVLDVTAPEVPPADSPLYDLPNVLLTPHVAGSLGRELYRMADLALDEVERYALGLPFSEPVVPAALNRSA; this is encoded by the coding sequence ATGCACCACGCCACTGACAACGCCGGTGCCGACGGCAGCGGCGGGCCGTCCCTGCTGCTCGCCATGGGGGCCGGTGTCGCGGAACGCCTGTTCACCGACGCCCACCGGGCCCGTCTCGCCGCCCTGACCCGGACCGACCCGTACCTCGTGGCCCATGACCTCGCCGACCCCCCGCCCGCGGTGGCCACCGCGCTCGCCGATGCGGAGCTGCTGCTCACCTGCTGGGGCGTGACGCCGCTCGACGAGCGCGTCCTGGACGCCGCGCCGCGGCTGCGTGCCGTCGTCCACGCGGCGGGTTCGGTGAAGCACCACATCACCCGGGCGTGCTGGGACCGCGGCATCCTCGTCGCGTCGGCCGCCGCGGCCAACGCGCTGCCCGTGGCCGAGTACACGCTGGCCGCGATCCTCTTCGCCAACAAGCGTGTGCTGCACAGCGCTCACCGCTACCGCGAACTGCGTGCCGCGCACGACTGGCACCCGGAACTGGACGGCGCCGGCAACCACGGCCGTACGGTCGGGGTCGTCGGTGCGTCCCGGATCGGGCGGCGGGTGATCGAGCTGCTGCGCCCCTTCGATCTCCGGGTGCTGCTGTACGACCCGTACACGGACGTCGGCGAGGCCGCCGGCCTGGGGGCGGAGGCGGTGTCGCTGGACGACCTCTGCCTGCGCAGCGACGTCGTCACCGTCCACGCACCCGAGGTCCCGGCCACCCGCCATATGATCGACGCCCGCAGGCTGTCCCTGATGCCCGACGGCGCGACCCTGGTCAACACCGCGCGGGGCTCGCTGGTCGACACGGACGCGCTGCTCCCGGAGCTGCTGTCCGGCCGCCTCAGCGCCGTGTTGGACGTCACCGCGCCCGAGGTGCCCCCCGCCGACTCGCCGCTCTACGACCTCCCGAACGTCCTGCTGACGCCGCACGTCGCGGGTTCCCTCGGCCGGGAGCTGTACCGCATGGCCGATCTGGCGCTGGACGAGGTGGAGCGGTACGCGCTGGGCCTGCCCTTCAGCGAGCCGGTCGTCCCCGCGGCGCTGAACCGCTCGGCGTAG
- a CDS encoding ester cyclase: MTFVQMIDCKTERVDELNRLLDTWVEQTRGRRTATHSLLAQDRSDGTHVVEIVEFPSYEDAMRNSNLPETDRIFQEMVALCDGMPTFTDLEVIRDEQLHKDLCARFFTEALPGDLGLLDGLLTRDYHDHDPANSPDVIGVEAFRREVAMWRDAFDFTFTVEDQVAEGDRVCTRWTWAGTHTGEFLGLAPTGRQVSMTGTTVHRLHEGLIREGWWQYDRLGLMGQLGALEM; this comes from the coding sequence ATGACATTCGTACAGATGATCGACTGCAAGACGGAACGCGTCGACGAGCTCAACCGGCTCCTGGACACCTGGGTCGAACAGACCAGGGGCAGGCGCACCGCCACCCACAGCCTCCTCGCCCAGGACCGCTCCGACGGGACCCACGTGGTGGAGATCGTCGAGTTCCCCTCGTACGAGGACGCGATGCGGAACTCGAACCTCCCGGAGACCGACCGGATCTTCCAGGAGATGGTGGCGCTGTGCGACGGCATGCCGACCTTCACCGACCTGGAGGTCATCCGCGACGAGCAGCTGCACAAGGACCTGTGCGCCCGGTTCTTCACCGAGGCCCTGCCCGGTGACCTTGGCCTCCTCGACGGACTGCTCACCCGGGACTACCACGATCACGACCCGGCCAACTCGCCGGACGTGATCGGGGTCGAGGCCTTCCGCCGCGAGGTCGCGATGTGGCGCGACGCCTTCGACTTCACCTTCACCGTCGAGGACCAGGTCGCCGAGGGCGACCGGGTCTGCACCCGCTGGACGTGGGCGGGCACGCACACGGGCGAGTTCCTCGGCCTCGCGCCCACCGGCAGGCAGGTCTCGATGACCGGCACGACCGTCCACCGGCTCCACGAAGGCCTGATCCGCGAGGGCTGGTGGCAGTACGACCGGCTCGGGCTGATGGGGCAGCTCGGGGCACTGGAGATGTGA
- the groL gene encoding chaperonin GroEL (60 kDa chaperone family; promotes refolding of misfolded polypeptides especially under stressful conditions; forms two stacked rings of heptamers to form a barrel-shaped 14mer; ends can be capped by GroES; misfolded proteins enter the barrel where they are refolded when GroES binds): MAKILKFDEDARRALERGVNKLADTVKVTIGPKGRNVVIDKKFGAPTITNDGVTIAREVEIEDPYENLGAQLVKEVATKTNDIAGDGTTTATVLAQALVREGLRNVAAGASPAALKKGIDAAVKAVSDELIATARPIEEKSDIAAVAALSAQDQQVGELIAEAMDKVGKDGVITVEESNTFGLELDFTEGMAFDKGYLSPYMVTDQERMEAVLDDPYILINQGKISSIQDLLPLLEKVIQAGASKPLLIIAEDVEGEALSTLVVNKIRGTFNAVAVKAPGFGDRRKAMLQDMATLTGATVISEEVGLKLDQAGLDVLGTARRVTVTKDDTTIVDGGGKSEDVAGRVAQIKAEIEATDSDWDREKLQERLAKLAGGVCVIKVGAATEVELKEKKHRLEDAISATRAAVEEGIVSGGGSALVHAVKVLDGSLGKDGDEATGVAVVRRAAVEPLRWIAENAGLEGYVITAKVAELEKGNGFNAATGEYGDLVKAGVIDPVKVTRSALENAASIASLLLTTETLVVEKKEEEPADAGHGHGHAH, from the coding sequence ATGGCGAAGATCCTGAAGTTCGACGAGGACGCCCGTCGCGCCCTTGAGCGCGGCGTCAACAAGCTCGCAGACACGGTCAAGGTGACGATCGGCCCCAAGGGCCGCAACGTCGTGATCGACAAGAAGTTCGGTGCCCCCACCATCACCAACGACGGTGTCACGATCGCCCGTGAGGTCGAGATCGAGGACCCGTACGAGAACCTCGGCGCCCAGCTGGTGAAGGAGGTGGCGACCAAGACCAACGACATCGCGGGTGACGGCACCACCACCGCCACCGTGCTCGCCCAGGCCCTGGTCCGCGAGGGCCTGCGCAACGTCGCCGCCGGCGCCTCCCCGGCCGCCCTGAAGAAGGGCATCGACGCCGCGGTCAAGGCCGTCTCCGACGAGCTGATCGCCACCGCGCGCCCGATCGAGGAGAAGTCCGACATCGCCGCCGTCGCCGCGCTGTCCGCCCAGGACCAGCAGGTCGGCGAGCTCATCGCCGAGGCGATGGACAAGGTCGGCAAGGACGGTGTCATCACCGTCGAGGAGTCCAACACCTTCGGTCTGGAGCTGGACTTCACCGAGGGCATGGCCTTCGACAAGGGCTACCTGTCGCCGTACATGGTGACCGACCAGGAGCGTATGGAGGCCGTCCTCGACGACCCGTACATCCTGATCAACCAGGGCAAGATCTCCTCCATCCAGGACCTGCTCCCGCTGCTGGAGAAGGTCATCCAGGCCGGGGCCTCCAAGCCGCTGCTGATCATCGCCGAGGACGTCGAGGGCGAGGCCCTGTCCACCCTCGTCGTCAACAAGATCCGCGGCACCTTCAACGCGGTCGCGGTCAAGGCCCCCGGCTTCGGCGACCGCCGCAAGGCGATGCTGCAGGACATGGCCACCCTCACCGGTGCCACCGTCATCTCCGAGGAGGTCGGCCTCAAGCTCGACCAGGCCGGTCTGGACGTGCTGGGCACCGCCCGTCGTGTCACCGTCACCAAGGACGACACCACGATCGTCGACGGTGGCGGCAAGAGCGAGGACGTGGCCGGCCGCGTCGCGCAGATCAAGGCCGAGATCGAGGCCACGGACTCCGACTGGGACCGCGAGAAGCTCCAGGAGCGCCTCGCGAAGCTGGCCGGCGGCGTGTGCGTGATCAAGGTCGGCGCCGCCACCGAGGTGGAGCTGAAGGAGAAGAAGCACCGTCTGGAGGACGCCATCTCCGCGACCCGCGCCGCGGTCGAGGAGGGCATCGTCTCCGGTGGTGGCTCCGCCCTGGTCCACGCCGTCAAGGTGCTGGACGGCAGCCTCGGCAAGGACGGCGACGAGGCCACCGGTGTCGCGGTCGTGCGCCGTGCCGCGGTCGAGCCGCTGCGCTGGATCGCCGAGAACGCCGGCCTCGAGGGCTACGTCATCACCGCGAAGGTGGCGGAGCTGGAGAAGGGCAACGGCTTCAACGCCGCCACCGGCGAGTACGGCGACCTGGTGAAGGCCGGCGTCATCGACCCGGTCAAGGTCACCCGCTCGGCCCTCGAGAACGCCGCCTCGATCGCCTCCCTGCTCCTCACCACCGAGACCCTCGTGGTGGAGAAGAAGGAGGAGGAGCCGGCGGACGCGGGCCACGGGCACGGCCACGCCCACTGA
- the groES gene encoding co-chaperone GroES, translating to MTTTSSKVAIKPLEDRIVVQPLDAEQTTASGLVIPDTAKEKPQEGVVLAVGPGRFENGERLPLDVKTGDVVLYSKYGGTEVKYSGEEYLVLSARDVLAIVEK from the coding sequence GTGACGACCACCAGCTCCAAGGTTGCCATCAAGCCGCTCGAGGACCGCATCGTGGTCCAGCCGCTCGACGCCGAGCAGACCACCGCCTCTGGCCTGGTCATTCCGGACACTGCCAAGGAGAAGCCCCAGGAGGGCGTCGTCCTGGCCGTCGGCCCGGGCCGCTTCGAGAACGGCGAGCGTCTTCCGCTCGACGTCAAGACCGGCGATGTCGTGCTCTACAGCAAGTACGGCGGCACCGAGGTGAAGTACAGCGGCGAGGAGTACCTCGTCCTCTCGGCCCGCGACGTGCTCGCGATCGTCGAGAAGTAG
- a CDS encoding polysaccharide deacetylase family protein, with product MCVLLVMAVGSGCAAEPGHDGGGAGATASAAAPAHGQEPGSPVRGERKGREGEDAREGAGSRKEGGGSRKAEDRAEGRGDDGEEGREGARKGSGEGGGGRGKGERGEGRERAGGKAPAGPAEALAAYAKRMKKIQAARAAAARRWGLRQVPLPAPPPPDEKPRITTRKGFEVDRHKGLPPVFTTVPTKQKVVFLTIDDGAEKDPELLRMMSELQIPYSAFLSDYVVRDDYGYFEKMQDRGVSLHNHTLTHPYLPALPYAKQRAEICGQQARIEKRFGERPRLFRPPYGSYNRDTLRAAGSCGVKAVPLWAAEAFPDHMEWREWDRDLHPGDIILTHFRGKAEWKGGMPDMIRHVMKVVTSKGYAVARLEDYV from the coding sequence ATGTGCGTGCTGCTCGTCATGGCCGTCGGCTCGGGCTGTGCCGCCGAGCCCGGACACGACGGCGGCGGGGCCGGCGCCACCGCGTCGGCCGCCGCTCCCGCGCACGGCCAGGAGCCGGGGTCGCCCGTGCGGGGGGAGCGGAAGGGCCGGGAGGGCGAGGACGCGCGCGAGGGCGCCGGATCGCGGAAGGAGGGCGGCGGGTCCCGGAAGGCGGAGGACCGGGCGGAGGGCCGGGGGGATGACGGGGAGGAGGGCCGGGAAGGCGCCCGGAAGGGCTCCGGCGAGGGGGGCGGGGGGCGGGGGAAGGGTGAGCGCGGCGAGGGCCGGGAGCGGGCGGGGGGGAAGGCGCCCGCCGGACCGGCCGAGGCACTCGCCGCGTACGCCAAGCGCATGAAGAAGATCCAGGCCGCCCGGGCTGCCGCCGCCAGGCGCTGGGGCCTCCGGCAGGTCCCGCTGCCCGCGCCCCCACCGCCCGACGAGAAGCCGAGGATCACCACGCGCAAGGGCTTCGAGGTCGACCGCCACAAGGGCCTGCCGCCGGTCTTCACCACCGTGCCCACCAAGCAGAAGGTCGTCTTCCTGACCATCGACGACGGCGCGGAGAAGGACCCGGAGCTGCTGCGGATGATGAGCGAGCTGCAGATCCCGTACAGCGCCTTCCTCAGCGACTACGTCGTCCGGGACGACTACGGCTACTTCGAGAAGATGCAGGACCGCGGTGTCTCCCTGCACAACCACACGCTCACGCACCCCTACCTGCCGGCGCTGCCGTACGCGAAGCAGAGGGCGGAGATCTGCGGGCAGCAGGCCAGGATCGAGAAGCGGTTCGGCGAGCGGCCGCGGCTCTTCCGCCCGCCGTACGGCAGCTACAACCGGGACACGCTGCGCGCGGCCGGGTCGTGCGGTGTGAAGGCCGTGCCGCTGTGGGCGGCGGAGGCGTTCCCCGACCACATGGAGTGGCGCGAGTGGGACCGGGATCTGCATCCCGGCGACATCATCCTCACGCACTTCCGCGGCAAGGCGGAGTGGAAGGGCGGCATGCCTGACATGATCCGCCACGTGATGAAGGTCGTGACCTCGAAGGGCTATGCCGTGGCGCGGCTGGAGGACTACGTCTGA
- a CDS encoding THUMP-like domain-containing protein, giving the protein MASHPVSAARPRRSDSAARPRTVPRPADNGRVNDADSPSPLAPLLTDEGQALLAALRDYDPGEELGVATRLRRDHPAELVSAALTQARLRQRAVAKFGAEDAYRMYFTPNGVEQSTRASVAAHRAARFAELGVRSVADLCCGIGGDAIALARAGISVLAVDRDPFTADVARANAEALGLAPLIEVRRADVTEVDTSSHDAVFVDPARRAGRPGGGRGAKGGSGRIFDPEAYSPPLSWAVGAARTAGFAALKIAPGIPHEAIPEDAEAEWISDHGDVKEAVLWFGTAPGARRATLLPSGAQLVGRGLPDPCVRRTGRYLYEPDGAVIRAHLVAEVAEELGGGLLDGTIAYITADELRPTPYATAYEITDELPFNLKKLRALLREREVGTLTVKKRGSAVEPEELRRKVKPSGPNAATVFLTRVAGAPTVLIGAPAGA; this is encoded by the coding sequence ATGGCGTCGCATCCTGTCAGCGCCGCGCGCCCGCGAAGGTCCGACAGCGCCGCCCGGCCGCGCACCGTCCCCCGGCCGGCCGACAATGGCCGGGTGAACGACGCCGACTCGCCCTCCCCGCTCGCCCCTCTGCTCACCGACGAAGGGCAGGCCCTGCTCGCCGCCCTGCGCGACTACGACCCGGGAGAGGAGCTGGGCGTCGCCACCCGGCTGCGCCGCGACCACCCGGCCGAGCTGGTCTCGGCCGCGCTGACGCAGGCCCGGCTGAGGCAGCGCGCGGTGGCCAAGTTCGGCGCGGAGGACGCCTACCGGATGTACTTCACGCCCAACGGCGTGGAGCAGTCGACCCGGGCGTCCGTCGCCGCCCACCGAGCCGCCCGGTTCGCGGAACTCGGTGTACGGAGCGTCGCGGACCTGTGCTGCGGGATCGGCGGCGACGCGATCGCGCTCGCCCGCGCCGGGATCTCCGTACTCGCCGTGGACCGCGACCCGTTCACCGCCGACGTCGCCCGGGCCAACGCCGAGGCGCTGGGCCTGGCCCCGCTGATCGAGGTCCGCCGGGCCGATGTCACCGAGGTCGACACCTCGTCCCACGACGCCGTCTTCGTGGACCCCGCCCGCCGTGCCGGGCGGCCGGGAGGAGGGCGCGGGGCGAAGGGCGGCAGCGGCCGGATCTTCGACCCGGAGGCGTACTCACCACCGCTGTCCTGGGCCGTCGGGGCGGCCCGCACGGCCGGGTTCGCGGCCCTCAAGATCGCTCCGGGCATCCCGCACGAGGCCATCCCCGAGGACGCCGAGGCCGAGTGGATCTCCGACCACGGGGACGTGAAGGAGGCCGTGCTCTGGTTCGGCACCGCCCCGGGCGCCCGGCGCGCCACGCTGCTGCCGTCGGGCGCCCAGCTCGTCGGACGCGGGCTGCCCGACCCGTGCGTACGCAGGACCGGCCGCTACCTCTACGAGCCCGACGGCGCCGTGATCCGCGCCCATCTGGTCGCTGAGGTCGCCGAGGAGCTCGGCGGCGGTCTGCTCGACGGGACGATCGCGTACATCACGGCCGACGAGCTGCGCCCGACGCCGTACGCGACCGCGTACGAGATCACCGACGAGCTCCCGTTCAACCTGAAGAAGCTCAGGGCCCTGCTGCGCGAACGGGAAGTCGGCACGCTCACCGTCAAGAAGCGAGGATCGGCGGTCGAACCCGAGGAGCTGCGCCGCAAGGTGAAGCCGAGCGGGCCGAACGCGGCCACGGTCTTCCTGACCCGCGTGGCCGGTGCGCCCACCGTGCTGATCGGCGCTCCGGCGGGCGCCTGA